In the genome of Maribacter forsetii DSM 18668, the window TACCTCTCATGACGACGGTCAGCCATTTGACCAAGAAAGAGCCAACCCAAAAAGGGCTGCTAATGTACTGTTACTTACTCCTGGTGCATCACAAATCTATTATGGCGATGAAACTGCCCGTAGTTTAATCATTGAAGGCACAGAAGGTGATGCAACATTACGCTCTTTCATGAATTGGGAAGAATTAGACAGTATACCCAAAGTAAAGGAAACGCTTACCTATTGGCAAAAACTTGGAACTTTTAGAAATGACCACCCAGCAATAGGCGCAGGTACTCACAAAAGAATCTCAAAATCCCCATACGTTTTTAGCAGGTATTTCGCTAAAGATGAATATGTTGATAAGGTGGTTATTGGTTTAGACCTTCCAAAAGGGAAAAAGACAATTTTAGTAAAAGGTACTTTTGGCGATGGCACAAAGCTATATGACCGCTACTCTAATACCGAAGTTACAGTAGAAAATTCTAAAGTTGTTTTAGATAACGATTCTGAAGTTGCCTTACTGGAGCTAAAAAACTAAGGGTCACTTACTAGGAATTTGAATGTACGGCAATTTTATTTCCTTCCGTGTCTTTTAATAGACCCATAAATCCGTGTCCTTCGCCTATTTCGGTTTTGGGCTGTAATACTTGTCCGCCTGCTTTTTCAACCTTGCCCAAAACAGTTTCAGCATCTTCACATGCCAAATATACTAGCACGCCATCAGTTAAACTAGGCACATACTGCTCATGCTGTACCAAAGCCCCGTTTGCCTGACCAATAGTTTGTTTATCCGGAAACAATCCCATTACAAATTCCCCAAAATTATTTACCGTAATGGAAACATCTAAGATGGATTCATAGAACTTTTGAGCTCGTTCCATATCTGCTACGGGAATTTCAAACCATGCTATCATATCTATTTATTTAAATTAGTTTTTAGATTCTCCAGTCCTGCTTCAAAATCCTTGCCTACCATTTTATCCATTGACATGAACAACATCATAATACTCATAGGAAACTTATTCCTTCCTGAAAAACCCCATGTAACTTTACTTTTATTTACTTCATACTCTTCAAGCGTCATATAACAATCAGATTGAGACTTATAGGGCTTTAAAAATTGTAAATCTTGTTCAATACGCTCACCTTCCACTATTCTAGTAATTTCTTGCTCCCCTTCACCTACATCCTTATTACCGTTCCAATGGCTGGTAGCTCCTACCTCTCCATCAACTCCGGTAAAACTAAGCTCCATTTTTGGGTCTTTTCTAGCCCATGGCGACCATTCTTGCTGTTTCTTTAAATACTTTAAATGACTCCATACTTGTTCCGGTGGATGTTCTAATTCTATACTTCTAGAGACATGATAACTTTTGGGAGCTATTAATGCCAGTAAAATAATCAATACCACAATTACTCCTAGAATTATGACTACAGTATACATATTTTAGTTAATTAGTTGTTGATGAACAAGTTAAACAAAAATTAATTATCAGACTTATATCTTTCTAAAATGTCATCAATACTTTTAATTGACTTTTTTGTCCAATCCAACCGCCTCTCCAACATTTCTTCTTCTGTTAGTCTCCATGCTACATCTGATGCTTTCAATTGAGAGGTTAAATGTTGTAGAATAATAGCCGCAGAAACAGATATATTAAGACTCTCGGTAAAACCAACCATCGGTATTTTTAAATAAGCATCTGCATTTTCTAGCACATAATCGCTTAAGCCGCTTTTCTCGGTTCCAAAAAACAATGCTGTTTTACCATCTAACTTAAAATCTTGTAATAATGAACTATCTGCATGCGGGCTAGTAGCAACAATTTTATATCCCGTTTCCCGTAACGAATCAATTGTTTGTTTTGAATTTTGATACCGTTTTATATCTACCCATTTCTGAGCTCCCATAGCAATTTCTTCATCTAAATGTTGACCGTTTCTATCTTCTATTAAATGAGCGGTTTGCACACCAAAAGATTCACAGCTCCTTACCACCGCACTGGTATTGTGCATTTGAAACACATCTTCAACAGCAACGGTTAAGTAATTTGTTCGTTCTGCCAATATTTCAATAAACCGTTGTTTTCTGTTTTCAGAAATAAATTCTTCTAAATACCCTAAAAGCTTCACATCAATCATACGCCCAAGATAAGAAAAGTATATTTTTATGCATATTTAGAACTTTGCCATGAAAAACATTGTCATATTAACAGGAGCAGGAATTTCTGCCGAAAGCGGATTAAAAACATTTAGAGATGCCAACGGTTTATGGGAAGGCCATGATGTTATGGAAGTTGCCACACCTGAAGGGTTTCAAAAAAATCCGGAACTAGTTTTAGAATTTTACAATCAAAGAAGAAAACAATTACTTACCGTTGAACCTAATGCCGCACACAAGGCTTTAGTTAAACTAGAAGAAAAATTTAATGTACATATTATCACCCAAAATGTAGATGATCTACATGAACGCGCTGGTAGCTCTCAGGTACTTCATTTACATGGAGAATTGTTGAAAGCTAGAAGTATGAATTCTACCAGTGAAATCTTTGAACAAAAAAAAGATATTTTATTGGGCGACACCTGTAAAAACGGATATCAATTAAGACCACACATTGTCTGGTTTGGTGAAGCCGTACCACTTTTGGAAGACGCAATCTCTATAACAGAAAAAGCAGATTATTTGATTATTATAGGTACTTCTATGCAAGTATATCCCGCAGCAAGTTTAATAGATTTTGTTGACAAAGCAACGCCCATTTATTTTATTGACCCTAAACCTGCCATATCAAAAACCCATAAAGACAATTTGACCATTATAGCCGAAACTGCAGTAGAAGGAACTCCTAATTTGGTTGCTTCCCTAATTGATAAATAATTCTGGTTTGTCTAACCCATTCAACTAACTTGACCTCTTCGTTGGCGGTAAGTTCAGAATCTTTATGGAATAGGGTATATTGAGACAACGGCATATTACCATTGACTACTTCTTCCTCTATCTCTTCCAACAAATGATCTTTCTTATCTATAGAATAATTTTCCCACTCAGAAAAATTCAAGTGTTCTTTACCTTCTTTAACATGATCTGCTAGCAAATATGAAATAGGTGCTATATTGTTGTACCACGGGTATTCCGTATTATTACTATGACAATCGTAACAAGAAGTTTCAAAGAGGTTCTTAAGCTCTGGTGTTGGGTTCGTTTGCGTTATAAAAGCCTCTGTATGGTTACCTGCTGTAATATTTTTGGTAGGACTTAAAAATTGCATGGCAATAAACACAACAACTACTCCTAGGCTAATTTTTTTTAGTAATTTCATATTTGGGGGAAATGAAAAATAAAGATACAATTTTATGACAAAGGAAGAGCTTAAAGAAGCACTGAATTATGTAAGTGCTTCTAGAGAAAACCGTAGTAAAATGGCTTCTAAAATTGAAGGTGACCCTAAGCTAATTCCTATTCTCATTGAAATAATAAAGGATGATATTGACCCCATATCATGTAAAGCTGCTTGGGTTTTAGAAAGCCTTGTGAAAATAAATTTACATTATATTCTAATACATATTACTGCATTCATTGATTCTCTTAAATATATTTCATTAGAATCATCTGTTCGTCCGGCTTCAAAAATCTGTCAGTTATTGGTGATAAATGAATTTTCAGAAAAATCAATTAAATCAATACAAAAATTAACCAAAAATCACTTAAATGATATTACCGAAGCTGCTTTTGATTGGTTGATCGGTGATTATAAAGTTGCCCCAAAAGCATATTCCATGACCACACTTCTACTAATAGGAAGAAGAATTAAATGGATCCATCCAGAACTACAACAAATACTAGAACAAAACTACGAGAGCGGCAGTGCTGCATACAAGGCAAGAGCAAGAATGACCTTAAAAGTTCTAGAAAAAAGTAGCTCATTTAACAACCTTCGATAATTGTTCATTAAATCATTGTAATTGCCCATAACTTAAAGCCATTAAGGTTTTAAACTTTAACACGAATAGGTATATTTGCCCCTTAATAATTTAACCATTGATTATGTCTCTTAATGCATTAAATGCCATTTCACCTATTGACGGCCGTTACAGCTCTAAAACCAAATCTTTGTCTGCCTACTTCTCAGAAGAAGCTTTAATAAAATACAGGGTTAGAGTTGAAGTTGAGTACTTTATTGCACTTTGCGAAATTCCCTTACCACAGCTTTCTTCTTTTGATTCATCGAAGTTTGGGGCATTAAGAAAAATATATACCGATTTCTCTACTGACGATGCTCTAGAGATCAAAGAAATTGAAAGAACTACCAATCATGATGTTAAGGCTGTTGAGTACTTCATAAAGAAGGCGTTTGACACATTAGGCATTTCAGAATTTAAAGAGTTTATTCATTTTGGATTAACTTCTCAAGATATAAACAACACAGCTATACCCCTTTCAATTAAGGAAGCTATGAACGATGTTTATGTTCCTCAGTATTTAAAAGTTCTAGAAAAATTGGAGGAATTGACCAAAGAATGGTCAGATATACCAATGTTGGCAAGAACACACGGGCAACCAGCTTCACCTACTCGCTTAGGTAAAGAAGTTATGGTTTTTGTTACGCGTTTAAAAGAACAATTTAATTTATTGAATGATATTCCTAGTGCTGCTAAATTTGGTGGAGCTACAGGCAATTTTAACGCTCATTTAGTGGCATACCCATCTATTGATTGGAAAGCTTTTGGACAAAAGTTCGTTCAGGAAAAACTAGGACTTCAGCATTCCTTCCCTACTACTCAAATTGAGCACTATGATCATTTGGCTGCTTTGTTTGATGGTCTTAAGCGTATTAACACGATTATTTTAGATCTTGATCGCGATTTCTGGACATACGTTTCAATGGATTACTTTAAGCAAAAAATTAAAGCAGGTGAAGTTGGATCATCTGCAATGCCACATAAGGTTAATCCTATAGATTTTGAAAATTCTGAAGGTAACCTGGGTATTGCAAATGCTATTTTTGAGCACCTATCGGCTAAACTTCCGGTTTCTAGATTACAAAGAGATTTGACAGATAGTACTGTACTTAGAAATGTTGGTGTTCCTTTTGCACATACAATTATTGCTTTTCAATCAACTTTAAAAGGATTGAACAAATTACTTTTAAACAAAGAGAAATTTGAACAAGATCTAGAGAATAATTGGGCTGTTGTAGCGGAGGCTATTCAAACCATATTAAGACGTGAAAGCTACCCTAACCCTTATGAGGCTTTAAAAGGACTTACACGTACAAATGAGAAAATCAATAAAAATTCTATTGCAAACTTCATTGATACTTTAGAAGTTTCAGACAACATCAAGAGCGAGTTGAAACAAATATCGCCTAGCAACTACACTGGTATTTAAGCCAGTTTTAATGCATTAAAACTTTTCTTTAATTCATATACTTCATATCGCCCGTTTCGGGCGGTATGCATTTTAGATTGTGCCTCACATCATATATATTACCAGTGAACACAAAACAAAAGTTGTATGCAAACAAATTTCTCAGTTGAAGAATCAATAAGTAATTTATGGGATAAACTAGATGGTTGGTTAGAGTCTATCGTCTTAAAACTACCAAATTTCGCAATGGCGATTTTGGTAATGGTTCTATTTTATTTTTTGGCAAGAGGAATACGCAAAGTTCTTAAAAGAACTATTCTAAGAAAGATATCTCAAGTCTCTATTCAAGAAATAATCGCCAAGGTTGTATTCGTTACCATAATTTTAATAGGATTCTTCATTGCCCTAGGTGTCTTAGATTTAGATAAAGTATTAACCAGTATATTAGCAGGTGCAGGTGTAGTAGGTCTTGCTGTTGGTTTGGCTCTACAGGGAACACTTAGCAATACTTTTGGCGGACTAATACTTTCTTTTATGCCGCAGCTTAAAATCAATGATTTTATTAATGCTGATGGGGTGTCTGGCTTTGTTACGGAAATAAGTTTACGAAACATCATATTAAAACAGCCAGATAACAATATTGTAGTTATACCCAATTCTAAATTCATAGATGGATCTTTCACCAATTACTCCATGAATAAAAGAAACAGAATTTTCGTTAATTGTGGTGTGGGTTACGAAAGTGATTTACAAATGGTAGAAGATTTGACCGTAAAAATTATTACGGATAATTTTAAGCAGAATGATGGCGAGGATGTTGAATTCTTTTTTACTGAGTTTGGCGATAGCTCCATTAACTTTATGGTTCGTTTTTGGGCGGACTGCATTAATGTGAAACAAGAGCATGCCGCTAGGCACAAAGCCATTAAAACCATCAAGAAACATTTTGATGAGCGTGATATCAATATTCCATTCCCAATCAGAACATTGGACTTTGGAAAAAACAATCTACAGATTGCTAAAGATTAAATATCTAATAAAATGCTAAATTAAAAAAGCCCGTTGAGCAAGTTCAACGGGCTTTTAATCAACTAACTAGACTAATTTATTTATTGATTTGAACTTCGTGTGGGTAAGGAATTTCAATACCTGCACTATCCAATGCTTTCTTAGTACCTTCAATTGTTGCAAAGTATACATCCCAGTAATCTTCTGGCTTACAGAAAGGACGTACAGCTAAGTTTACAGAGCTATCTGCCAATTCAGATACGTTTACTGATGGAGCTGGATCTTTAAGTACTTTTGGATTAGCTTCTAACATTGCTTGCAGCACTTCCTTTGTTTTTTGCAAATCAGAACCGTAATCTACACCAACTGTAGTATCAACTCTAATTTTACCTTCTGCAGTATAGTTTACGATATTACCGTTTGCCATTGCACCATTAGGAACAATTGCCAGCTTATTTTCTGGTGTTATTAATTTAGTAGTAAAAATCTCAATCTCTTTTACGCTACCTAACACACCTTGTGCTTCAATTAAATCTCCAATTTTATAAGGTTTGAATATGATTAGTAAAACACCACCTGCGAAATTAGATAAAGACCCTTGCAATGCAAGACCAATTGCCAAACCTGCCGCTGCTATAACTGCTGCAAAACTTGTAGTTTCTACCCCTAAGGTTGAAATAACAGTGATAATCAAGAATATGGTAAGTGCCCATTTTGCTAGGTTTAGTAAAAATTTTCTAAGTGACTCATCGTAATTTTGCTTAGTCATGCCCTTATTTACAACTCCAATCAATTTCTTGATAATCCACGAACCGATAATGTAAATTACTATTGCACCTATAACTTTAGGTCCAAACTCTACAATAAAATCGATTCCTTTGTCAATCCATACCTCTACTTCTTTGTTTTCCATTTTTTTAATGTTTGTTTAGGTTGTTTGTATATTATTCTCATTTATTATGACACCAATTTTATTGATTGGTCACATAAAAATATAGTTAAACCTTAATTAGAACAAATAAAAAACCCGCTACAATTACGTAACGGGCTGTATTTAAATTAAATATACCTTAAATTTAACCTTTAAATAAATCTTCAATTTGCTCCAAACCTTTTCCTTCATAATCAGATTTTTCCACCGCTTTAATTAGCTGCATTAAACTTGCGGGGTTCATATTATCGCCCAAAACCCTAACTAATACCAATCCTTTTTCATCATTGTCGCCGTATATAACAAGTTCGTCAATATAGTCATCATCGCCTTTTAATTGTATAGTGGCTTTTCCAAATGGCGTATTCATTTTCATTAACTCACTGAAATCATCACTTTTTAATATGGCTTTGATCGCTTTTTTTTGAACTAAATAATCTGCTTCGTTTTCAGGTTTTTTCTGAAATGCTAAAACATTCAACTTTTTTAATGACGAAGCGGCTTCTCTCTCAGACTCCGTCAAATTTGCCGTCTCCAAATCCAATAGACTCGAGGGCAAATCAAAAGACATAAAATTTGGGTTCTCTGCATTTGTAATATAATATTGCTGTAAACTCTGTTCTGATGAGCATGATGTAATCGCTAAAACAATTACCACCATTATTGCCCAATATACATTTTTCATACTTTGTTTTTAAAGTTAGAAAAAGGTCTCCTATCTAAAGAAGACCTTTATAAATCTGTATTATTTTCCTGATGCCTTGTTCAAATCTTTAGGCAAATCCATTTTACTGGTCAATGTTCCAATTTTATTTAAATCGATATCACCGGTAAGGCTCACTAAAACCGTTTCCAGCTTTCTTCCATTATGCCCTACTTCTACATTTTCCAAACCACTAACAAACATTAATAATTCTGATACATGATCTTTCTTTTTACCGTCTTTTACATAAAACTTTACGTTGACATCTTCATCTTTAACACGCATTAATTCCTCCAATTTAGAAGATTTAAGGTATTTTTTAACCGTTGAAGACATATCTGCAGAAACTGATGAATCTTCTGTCATAAAAACCTTTACGTTTCTTAATCCGCTGGCGATTTCCATAAATTCTTTAGCCTCGGCGTCATCACTCATTCCTCCAAATTTGGAAACAAGGTCTATCATACCTTTGTTGACGATTACAGATCCTACATTATCCATATCTTCATATTTATCGAATACAGATTGTGAAAAACCCAGTGCGGGTAAAATTGCCATTAAAAATACTACTGCTACTTTTCTCATGATTGTTGATTTTAGTGCTGCTACCTAATTTTGGTTTTAGCGATTGATGAATAGATATTTATTTTAATCTGCGTGTCGGATTTATACACAACACTCTTTATTTTTAATTTCCTTTTTGTGCCGCCTTACCTAATTGATCTCCACCTGGTAAATCCATTTTGTCGGTCAACTTAGATACTGATCTTAGATTGATATCACCGGTCAAAGACAGTAACACTGTTTCTAATTTTTTACCATTGACATCTATATCCATGTCTTTTAACCCTGTTACGAACATTAATAGTTCTTTTACATGATCACTATCCTTACCTTCCTTTACGTAGAACTTTACATTAGAGCTACCGTCACGAACTCTCATCAATTCTTCAAAAGATGAGCTTTTAAGCCTATTCGTCACCCAACCATCTACATCTTTAGATATTGCTGCGTCTTCTGTAGTAATTACTTTAAAACTGGTAATTGAGTTTACAAGCTCAAAAAATTCTTTTGCTTCTGGATCATCTGAACTTACACTCATTTTGCCTAACATTTGAAACATTTTTGGTTGCATGGCAACAAAGGTTACCTTATCATTATCCTCATATTTCTCAAATATATCTTGAGCATTAATTATTACAGGGGCTAACACCAAAAGTGTTAATACTAGTATCTTTTTCATTTTAATTATTTTTTCGTTAAAAATTTATTCGTTGTTTTTTCAAATTCCTCTAAATGGTTTAGTTGCTCCGTACCCTTATTGAAATTCATTGCTAATAAGGCTAATGCCTCTTTTGCAGATTCTATTTCCTCTGGTGTATACTCATCTGCTAAAGTAACTGGAGCCGGCGTAGGTTGATAAAAATAAAGCCCTACCATAAAGACTGCTATTGCTGCAACGGATGCCCATTTCAAATAATTTTTTCTAGGTTTTAATGGCACCTGCTTTGTAAAGCGTTCTTCTTTTGCTTTTGTAAAGTATTTGAACAAAGGTGCGTGTTGCTCTAAATGAGGAGCAATATCATCCCCTGAAAAATACGCTCTAAGCGTTTCTTCCTCAGCAACTGTTGTAGTTGCTTCAAAATACTTTTCTATTAATTTTTCTATGTTATGCAATTCCATAATTATGCTTTTCCATTAATTTTTCCCTAACGGTTTTTCTAGCTCTTGATAAAGCTACCCGTATGGCCGTTGGTTTCATATCCAACAATTTTTCTATTTCTTCATATTCATACTGTTCCACATCCCTCAATTGTAGTACCATTTTTTGCTGTTCAGGTAATTCTTCCATAATTCGCTCTACCCAATTGATGCTATCTTTCGCTTCTAACTGACCTTGAAGAGATGTATTTGCATCCGTATAATTTGTATGTACCAATTTTAAATTACCGGCTTGCTTAGATTTTAATCTATCCAAACAAAAATTCTTGGTCATGGTCATTGCAAACGCTTCTACATTTTTATAGCTCTCCATCTTATTCTTCTTGGACCACAACTTAATTAATATCTCTTGTGTTGCATCTTCCGCTTCTTCCGTAGAGACCAACAATCTTTTGGCCATACGGAACAACTTATCCTTAAATGGTAATACAGTATTTAAAAACTCCGCTTGTTTCATTTTGGTTTGGCTGTTCGTAAACTTTCTTATCGGTTTACAAAAAGAAGACGATACTGAACGATTTTTGTTACAATTAATTTTTATTTCTTTGACTTGTAAGTAAATTTAACATCCTTATACTAATTATATACGTACTTATATAAACGTCTATTTTCAACATAAATACTGATACTCTTTGATTTGAGTATTTAGAAACATAAATTATAATTTAAAAAAAATATGAAAAAATTTTTCTTGTCCCTCCTTTGTTTAGGATTTATTATTACCTCTTGTAATAATGATGATGATACTATTATTGAAGAAGAAGAAATTGAAACTCCTGTAGAAGAGGAAATCGCAGAAGTAGATATCGAAGTCCAAAACTTTTTTTGGCAAACCTTAAATTTATGGTATTTCTGGCAAGGAGATGTGCCAGATTTGGCAGATGATCGTTTTGATACCCAAGTAGCTTATGAAGAATATCTTGCAGAAAACGAAGACCCCGAAGCTTTTTTAGAGAATAAACTATTAAGCCCAGAAGACCGATTTACCTTCTATAGTGATGATTATAATGAATTAGTAAGTAGTTCTGCAGGTGTATCTAAAAGTAACGGATTACAATTTGGTCTAGGTCGTATCTCTGATTCTGATGAAGTATTTGGATTTGTAGAATATATTGTTAAAAATTCTGATGCATCTACGAAAGATATTAAAAGAGGAGATTTATTTGTTGGTGTAGATGGTCAGACATTATATTCTAACAGAGAAAATCCAGAAGACAATAACTTGGATTTACTTTTTGGCGATAATGACACTTACACCTTAAATATGGCCGAAATTGTTGATGGCGGATTAAGTGCTAGCGCTAAAAAAGTTACTTTGACTAAATCTGAAGGTTTGGAAGAAGACCCTATTCATGTTAGCAATGTTATTACTTCAGGCGATAGAAAGATTGGGTATTTAATGTACAACCAATTTGTATCTGGGACTGAAGATGAATTAAATGCTGTTTTTGCTGATTTCGTATCTCAAGGTGTTAATGATTTAGTTTTAGATTTAAGATATAATCTAGGCGGTAGTGGTTTTACCGCTACGGTTTTGGCAAGTTTAATAAAAGGTACCAACACGTCTGACTTACTTTTTAAAACGATATACAATGCTAAATTACAAGCTCAGTTTGACAGCAGTTTTACTGATAACTTTTTTGTAAGTACTACAGGAACTAATGATGATAATTCTGATGCCCCTTTAAATACGCTAAATTTAAATAGAGTATATATCATTGCTACAGAGGGATCCGCTTCAGCGAGTGAATTGGTCATGGTAGGTTTGGAACCTTATATGGACGTTGTTCATATTGGCGGCACCACTGTTGGTAAAAATCAAGGGTCACTCTTATTTGTAGATGACCCAGAAAATAGTAATATATACAATCCAGAAAGAGTTGATAATATTAACCCTAATGTTCAATGGGGATTACAACCAATTATAAGCAGGGTTGAAAATAGTGCTGGTTTCTCTGATTATATTGATGGTTTAGATCCAGATATTGAACTTTCAGAAGATGTAACCAATTTAGGTGTTTTAGGTGACGCAGATGAGCCTTTATTCGCAAGGGCTATACAGGAGATTAACGGGGTTAGTGGAAAAAGTAATTTTGAAGTACTATTACCCGCAAATGTAGTTTCTAGTTCTAAACTCCATAATCCACAAAATGCTGTATTATTATTAAACAATAGTGTTTCTGCCACTAAAATTCCTTTAACTGAAAAGAAATAAATTTAAAACATTTCAGTTTCCCTATTATGAAGAAGATATTAGTATTATTAGTCGCCGCAATTATATTTTCATGTTCTAAAGATGATGATCTATCGTTGCCAAATACGGTTGATCCAGATGGATCGGCAAATGTTGAAGTGCAAGATTTTATGTGGAAAGCCATGAATTTCTGGTATTTCTGGCAAGAAAATATAGACGACCTAGCAGACGACCGTTTTGAAAATACAGAAGAAGGTAGAGCAGCATATACCGCATTTCTTGATTCTGAAGATGACCCTGCAGCTTTCTTTGAAAGTAAATTACAATATATAGAAGATCGCTTTAGTTTTTATAACGAAGATTACCGTGAACTAACCAATTCACTTGCAGGTATTTCTAAAAGTAACGGATTAGAATTTGGCCTTGTTCAGTTTCAAGATAGTGACGAGATTTTTGGTTTTGTTCGTTATATTATTCCAAACTCAAACGCTGCAACGGTTGAGATTCAACGTGGAGACCTTTTTACAGGTGTTGACGGTGAAACTTTGACCACATCAAATTATATAAATTTACTTTTTGGTGAAAATGATACCTACACCTTAAATATGGCAGATTTTGATAATGGTAATTTTACACCCAACGATGTAGAAATTACGCTTACCAAAGAAGAAGGTTTAGCTGAAAATCCTGTGCTACTTTCTAAATCATTTACAATTGGTGGTGAGAATATTGGTTACATTTTATACAATCAATTTACTAATGAGTATGATGATGATCTATATTCTGCTGTTAAAGATTTAAAATCTGCAGGCATTACCAATTTGGTAATGGACTTACGCTATAACCCAGGTGGATCAGTAAACACTACACGCTTATTGGCCAGTATGATTTACGGTACCAACACGTCTGATTTATTTTTAAGAAAGCGATATAATGATAAGCTTCAAGAGCAGTTCAACGATAGTCAATTAGAAGTTTATTTTGCAGATAAGGTTAACGGAGAAACTATAAATTCATTAGGTTTAACCAAACTATATGTACTAACCTCATCAAGTTCCGCATCCGCAAGCGAATTATTGATAAATAGCTTAGAACCTTATATGGACGTTATTCAAATTGGTGATGTAACTAGAGGAAAAAATGAATTCTCCACTACCCTAGTCGATGATCGTGATAATTCATATTTATACACTCCATCAAGAGTGAATAACATTAATCCTAACAACCAATGGGCAATTCAACCTTTAATAGGTAGAAACGAAAA includes:
- a CDS encoding VOC family protein, producing the protein MIAWFEIPVADMERAQKFYESILDVSITVNNFGEFVMGLFPDKQTIGQANGALVQHEQYVPSLTDGVLVYLACEDAETVLGKVEKAGGQVLQPKTEIGEGHGFMGLLKDTEGNKIAVHSNS
- a CDS encoding SRPBCC family protein, with protein sequence MYTVVIILGVIVVLIILLALIAPKSYHVSRSIELEHPPEQVWSHLKYLKKQQEWSPWARKDPKMELSFTGVDGEVGATSHWNGNKDVGEGEQEITRIVEGERIEQDLQFLKPYKSQSDCYMTLEEYEVNKSKVTWGFSGRNKFPMSIMMLFMSMDKMVGKDFEAGLENLKTNLNK
- a CDS encoding TrmH family RNA methyltransferase; translated protein: MIDVKLLGYLEEFISENRKQRFIEILAERTNYLTVAVEDVFQMHNTSAVVRSCESFGVQTAHLIEDRNGQHLDEEIAMGAQKWVDIKRYQNSKQTIDSLRETGYKIVATSPHADSSLLQDFKLDGKTALFFGTEKSGLSDYVLENADAYLKIPMVGFTESLNISVSAAIILQHLTSQLKASDVAWRLTEEEMLERRLDWTKKSIKSIDDILERYKSDN
- a CDS encoding SIR2 family NAD-dependent protein deacylase, which translates into the protein MKNIVILTGAGISAESGLKTFRDANGLWEGHDVMEVATPEGFQKNPELVLEFYNQRRKQLLTVEPNAAHKALVKLEEKFNVHIITQNVDDLHERAGSSQVLHLHGELLKARSMNSTSEIFEQKKDILLGDTCKNGYQLRPHIVWFGEAVPLLEDAISITEKADYLIIIGTSMQVYPAASLIDFVDKATPIYFIDPKPAISKTHKDNLTIIAETAVEGTPNLVASLIDK
- a CDS encoding heme-binding domain-containing protein, whose translation is MKLLKKISLGVVVVFIAMQFLSPTKNITAGNHTEAFITQTNPTPELKNLFETSCYDCHSNNTEYPWYNNIAPISYLLADHVKEGKEHLNFSEWENYSIDKKDHLLEEIEEEVVNGNMPLSQYTLFHKDSELTANEEVKLVEWVRQTRIIYQLGKQPN
- the purB gene encoding adenylosuccinate lyase, with translation MSLNALNAISPIDGRYSSKTKSLSAYFSEEALIKYRVRVEVEYFIALCEIPLPQLSSFDSSKFGALRKIYTDFSTDDALEIKEIERTTNHDVKAVEYFIKKAFDTLGISEFKEFIHFGLTSQDINNTAIPLSIKEAMNDVYVPQYLKVLEKLEELTKEWSDIPMLARTHGQPASPTRLGKEVMVFVTRLKEQFNLLNDIPSAAKFGGATGNFNAHLVAYPSIDWKAFGQKFVQEKLGLQHSFPTTQIEHYDHLAALFDGLKRINTIILDLDRDFWTYVSMDYFKQKIKAGEVGSSAMPHKVNPIDFENSEGNLGIANAIFEHLSAKLPVSRLQRDLTDSTVLRNVGVPFAHTIIAFQSTLKGLNKLLLNKEKFEQDLENNWAVVAEAIQTILRRESYPNPYEALKGLTRTNEKINKNSIANFIDTLEVSDNIKSELKQISPSNYTGI
- a CDS encoding mechanosensitive ion channel family protein; protein product: MQTNFSVEESISNLWDKLDGWLESIVLKLPNFAMAILVMVLFYFLARGIRKVLKRTILRKISQVSIQEIIAKVVFVTIILIGFFIALGVLDLDKVLTSILAGAGVVGLAVGLALQGTLSNTFGGLILSFMPQLKINDFINADGVSGFVTEISLRNIILKQPDNNIVVIPNSKFIDGSFTNYSMNKRNRIFVNCGVGYESDLQMVEDLTVKIITDNFKQNDGEDVEFFFTEFGDSSINFMVRFWADCINVKQEHAARHKAIKTIKKHFDERDINIPFPIRTLDFGKNNLQIAKD
- a CDS encoding mechanosensitive ion channel family protein, whose translation is MENKEVEVWIDKGIDFIVEFGPKVIGAIVIYIIGSWIIKKLIGVVNKGMTKQNYDESLRKFLLNLAKWALTIFLIITVISTLGVETTSFAAVIAAAGLAIGLALQGSLSNFAGGVLLIIFKPYKIGDLIEAQGVLGSVKEIEIFTTKLITPENKLAIVPNGAMANGNIVNYTAEGKIRVDTTVGVDYGSDLQKTKEVLQAMLEANPKVLKDPAPSVNVSELADSSVNLAVRPFCKPEDYWDVYFATIEGTKKALDSAGIEIPYPHEVQINK
- a CDS encoding DUF4252 domain-containing protein, producing the protein MKNVYWAIMVVIVLAITSCSSEQSLQQYYITNAENPNFMSFDLPSSLLDLETANLTESEREAASSLKKLNVLAFQKKPENEADYLVQKKAIKAILKSDDFSELMKMNTPFGKATIQLKGDDDYIDELVIYGDNDEKGLVLVRVLGDNMNPASLMQLIKAVEKSDYEGKGLEQIEDLFKG
- a CDS encoding DUF4252 domain-containing protein codes for the protein MRKVAVVFLMAILPALGFSQSVFDKYEDMDNVGSVIVNKGMIDLVSKFGGMSDDAEAKEFMEIASGLRNVKVFMTEDSSVSADMSSTVKKYLKSSKLEELMRVKDEDVNVKFYVKDGKKKDHVSELLMFVSGLENVEVGHNGRKLETVLVSLTGDIDLNKIGTLTSKMDLPKDLNKASGK